In Aegilops tauschii subsp. strangulata cultivar AL8/78 chromosome 3, Aet v6.0, whole genome shotgun sequence, one genomic interval encodes:
- the LOC109738910 gene encoding uncharacterized protein: protein MTPRVPPYRHQPAHLVLTDAVAAWHPFHKKPCLSDRSTAPPSAHHADAAAAGAETTTPPPSAVGSGGSFRLLGLRKRRRRGGISRSVSGRSSDRRRSGTCSDFHVTCGPGGGGATDSSGEMWASDVGELRARDVPMAPEFALAPVGLAGSGAGGTAAGVELASAESGYGSEPGYRGDVELGYGDEIDEEEEDGRQQVFFWGGEIGDCIADMDKMVIVGDSSFGEQKSHHRCRRKKHDVRMLDALR from the exons ATGACCCCGCGCGTGCCGCCGTACCGCCACCAACCGGCGCACCTCGTTCTCACCGACGCTGTTGCTGCCTGGCACCCCTTCCACAAGAAGCCCTGCCTCTCCGACCGCTCCACTGCCCCCCCATCTGCTCACCACGCTGACGCAGCCGCCGCCGGCGCGGAAACCACGACCCCTCCTCCTTCCGCAGTTGGCAGCGGAGGATCCTTCCGGTTGCTCGGGCTCCGCAAGCGCCGGCGCCGTGGAGGAATCTCGCGGTCGGTCTCAGGTCGCAGCAGCGACCGCCGGAGATCCGGCACGTGCTCCGATTTCCATGTAACGTGCGGTCCAGGTGGTGGCGGCGCAACGGACTCCAGTGGCGAGATGTGGGCATCGGATGTTGGGGAGTTGCGGGCGAGGGACGTTCCTATGGCGCCGGAGTTTGCATTGGCACCCGTTGGTCTGGCTGGATCCGGGGCAGGTGGGACGGCCGCCGGGGTTGAGCTGGCATCGGCTGAGTCCGGCTATGGCAGCGAGCCTGGCTACCGTGGAGATGTTGAGCTTGGTTACGGGGATGAGatagacgaagaggaggaggacgggaGGCAGCAGGTGTTCTTCTGGGGCGGTGAGATCGGAG ATTGCATCGCAGATATGGATAAGATGGTCATTGTTGGTGATAGTAGTTTTGGGGAGCAGAAGAGTCATCACCGATGCAGGCGCAAGAAGCATGATGTGAGGATGTTGGATGCTTTGAGATGA